From the Ciconia boyciana chromosome 24, ASM3463844v1, whole genome shotgun sequence genome, one window contains:
- the UBXN6 gene encoding UBX domain-containing protein 6 — MRKFFQEIKADLKFKTAGPGQKLSEPSRVPKEKPKAESVPKPRQGPTDEAQMAAAAALARMELKPKAKVPSSQEAIKNQVRKELMAEAAASEKELSTEEKDVVSPDKEGAAAPSVSGVYFICPLTGAVVRKDKKEKHIREAIQSYFSIDPVAASIMEIHTFNKDREKVRVGVETMAKYLDNIYLHPEEEKYRKIKLQNKVFQERISCLEGIHRFFQAIGFETKTLPVPGQETTEEYYVLKEEMLTKLEDLKDYKEQLLSSEPVRAQLDRQLCVFKPSPEAAWFELPNDFYNLTAEEIKREQRLRTEAVEKASMLRTRAMREKEEQREMRKYNYTLVRVRFPDGYILQGTFYARESVSALYNFVREALRDDWLPFELLGPGGLKLTDENLAFNECGLVPSALLTLAWDAAVMADIQASGEEQPASPLKPELLSRVQTLS, encoded by the exons GGTCCCCAAGGAGAAGCCGAAAGCCGAATCGGTGCCGAAGCCTCGTCAGGGACCGACGGATGAAGCGCAGATGGCGGCGGCCGCAGCGCTGGCCCGGATGGAGCTGAAGCCCAAGGCCAAGGTGCCGTCCTCCCAGGAGGCCATCAAGAACCAGG TGAGAAAAGAGCTGATGGCCGAGGCAGCTGCAAGCGAGAAAGAGCTCTCCACGGAGGAAAAG GACGTCGTGTCCCCGGACAAGGAAGGGGCAGCTGCCCCCTCTGTTTCGGGGGTCTATTTCATTTGCCCGTTGACCGGTGCAGTTGTAAGGAAagacaagaaggaaaagcacaTCAGAGAAGCCATCCAGTCG tATTTCTCCATAGACCCAGTGGCTGCCTCGATCATGGAGATTCACACCTTTAATAAGGACCGGGAGAAAGTACGAGTGGGCGTGGAGACCATGGCCAA ATACTTGGATAATATCTATCTCCATCCAGAGGAGGAGAAGTACCGGAAAATCAAACTGCAGAACAAAGTGTTTCAG gaaAGGATAAGCTGCCTGGAAGGGATACACAGATTTTTCCAGGCTATCGGGTTTGAGACAAAAACACTGCCTGTTCCAGGACAAG AGACCACAGAGGAGTACTACGtactgaaggaagaaatgctgacCAAGTTGGAAGACCTCAAGGACTACAAAGAGCAGCTTTTAAGCTCTGAGCCTGTGAGAGCCCAGCTGGATCGCcagctctgtgtttttaaaCCATCACCTGAAGCTGCTTGGTTTGAGCTACCAAATGACTTCTACAACCTCACTGCAGAAGAGATCAAACGAGAGCAACGGCTCCG GACAGAAGCAGTGGAGAAGGCTTCGATGTTGAGGACAAGAGCCATGCgagagaaagaagaacaaagggaaatgcGGAAGTACAACTACACCCTGGTACGAGTCCGTTTTCCTGATGGATACATCCTCCAAG GGACTTTTTATGCACGAGAATCAGTATCTGCGCTCTACAACTTTGTGAGAGAAGCACTCAGAGATGACTGGCTGCCCTTTGAGCTGTTGGGACCCGGAGGTCTCAAACTGACTGATGAGAACTTGGCCTTCAATGAATGTGGGCTG GTGCCCTCAGCCCTCCTGACTCTCGCCTGGGACGCAGCAGTCATGGCAGACATTCAGGCATCAGGAGAGGAGCAACCAGCAAGCCCCCTGAAACCAGAACTTCTCTCCAGAGTCCAGACACTGTCATGA